From Amycolatopsis sp. WQ 127309:
ACGTTGTCCCCATTGGTTGTCAGTAATTCTCCGAGGGAGAAGGCATGTCCCGTTTCCGCAGGAAGAGCTTCTCTGCGCTGCTGACCCTGGCGGCCGCCGCGGGTCTCGTCGCGGCCGGCTCGGCGGTCCCCGCCGTCACCGCCACCGCGACGGCCGCGACCGAAGCCTCCGTCGGCAAGGTGGTCGGCTACTTCACCGAATGGGGGGTCTACGACCGCAACTACCACGTCAAGAACATCGAGACGTCGGGCTCGGCGAGCAAGCTGACGCACATCAACTACGCGTTCGGCAACGTCACCAACGGCGGCTGCGCGATCGGCGACGCCTACGCCGACTACCAGAAGACCTACGACGCCGCGGGCAGCGTCGACGGCGTCGCCGACACCTGGGACCAGCCCCTCGCCGGCAGCTTCAACCAGCTCAAGAAGCTCAAGGCCAAGCACCCCGGCCTGAAGGTGATCTGGTCGTTCGGCGGCTGGACCTGGTCGGGCGGCTTCGCGCAGGCCGCGAAGAACCCGACGGCGTTCGCGAACTCCTGCTACAACCTGGTCAACGACCCGCGCTGGGCCGGCGTCTTCGACGGCATCGACATCGACTGGGAGTACCCCAACGCCTGCGGCCTGACCTGCGACACCAGCGGGGCCGCCGCGTACAAGAACGTGATGGCCGCGCTGCGCGCCAAGTTCGGCTCCTCGAAGCTCGTCACCGCGGCGATCACGGCCGACGGCACCAGCGGCGGCAAGATCGACGCGGCCGACTACGCCGGCGCCGCGCAGTACGTCGACTGGTACAACGTGATGACCTACGACTACTTCGGCGCCTGGGCCGCGCAGGGCCCGACGGCCCCGCACTCGCCGCTGAACAGCTACTCGGGCATCCCGACCGCCGGCTTCTACTCCGAC
This genomic window contains:
- a CDS encoding glycoside hydrolase family 18 protein — its product is MSRFRRKSFSALLTLAAAAGLVAAGSAVPAVTATATAATEASVGKVVGYFTEWGVYDRNYHVKNIETSGSASKLTHINYAFGNVTNGGCAIGDAYADYQKTYDAAGSVDGVADTWDQPLAGSFNQLKKLKAKHPGLKVIWSFGGWTWSGGFAQAAKNPTAFANSCYNLVNDPRWAGVFDGIDIDWEYPNACGLTCDTSGAAAYKNVMAALRAKFGSSKLVTAAITADGTSGGKIDAADYAGAAQYVDWYNVMTYDYFGAWAAQGPTAPHSPLNSYSGIPTAGFYSDAAIQKLKSKGVAAGKLLLGIGFYGRGWTGVSQAAPGGTATGPAPGKYEQGIEDYKVLKTSCPATGTVAGTAYAKCGSNWWSYDTPSTIAGKVSYAKTQGLGGAMFWELSGDTTNGELITAVAK